A genome region from Hevea brasiliensis isolate MT/VB/25A 57/8 chromosome 9, ASM3005281v1, whole genome shotgun sequence includes the following:
- the LOC110658762 gene encoding E3 ubiquitin-protein ligase SP1 — MVEEMAEQHFLKYNDAGSWIQDSALMLSVSKEVPWYLDDGTDQVYVVGVRGASAFVLTVGGEVFEESGRSLVCGTLDYLQGLKILGVKHIERVLPTGTSLTVVGEAVKDDIGTIQVQHPHKRPFYVSPRTIDELIMNLGKWASMLCSISWKEGAFGNCRAVEKNTEKEPKGSSQESCISVEKNKLEFFAGTVWIKRVV; from the exons ATGGTAGAGGAGATG GCTGAACAACACTTCCTCAAATACAATGATGCTGGATCTTGGATTCAAGATTCAGCCTTAATGTTATCAGTGAGTAAGGAGGTCCCATGGTACCTG GATGACGGGACTGATCAAGTATATGTTGTAGGGGTTAGAGGTGCCTCAGCTTTTGTGTTAACTGTTGGAGGTGAAGTTTTTGAAGAGTCAGGAAGATCACTTGTATGTGGAACATTAGACTATCTCCAAGGCCTCAAG ATTCTTGGTGTGAAGCATATTGAAAGGGTACTTCCAACTGGTACTTCATTGACCGTGGTTGGTGAG GCTGTCAAAGATGATATTGGAACAATTCAGGTCCAGCATCCCCATAAACGGCCATTTTATGTATCTCCTAGGACTATTGATGAACTCATTATGAATTTGGGAAAGTGGGCGAG CATGCTATGCAGTATATCATGGAAGGAAGGCGCCTTCGGGAATTGCAGAGCAG tggaaaagaataccgagaaagaacccaagggatcgagtcaagagagctgtatttcagtggaaaagaataagcttgagttcttcgctggcacagtttggattaagagagttgtatag